The sequence below is a genomic window from Candidatus Cloacimonadota bacterium.
TATCATTTATGCTAACCAGTAAAACATCCTCATTTGAATCATTTGAGAATAATGTTCGCTTAGATTTCGATCCTTTCACTTCGACCAATATCTGTTTCTTTTTAGATATTAAACTGATCACAATTAATTTTTTATCGGGATTTTTGAAGAAAGCTTTGTATCGACCCCAAAAGACCTCTTTATGATCGGTATGAACAAATTTTATAAAATTTTTATCGATTATCTGAGCAAGATCAAGATCGAGCAGATCAGCAAATTTATGATTTACGTTAACGATCCTGGCTTTTTCATCCAGAACAGCATAACCGATTGGAGCTTTATTATAAAGATGGGAATATCGATCGCGGGAAATTTCCAGTTCCTGCTGAATAAGTAGCAGCTCTTCATTCTGCATTTCCAGCTCAATTTGATGAACTTGAAGTTCGTGAATGAGTTTATCTTTTTCGATATTGTTGAGTTTTTGTTTAGATTTTTGTTTTTTGTATTTTTCTTCGGCTTTTTTTCGCAGGTCTTTCATCTTTTTATCGTTCATTGTCTCCTCCGAATAAATATTGTGTTAAGAGATCAAAATTGCTACGTAGCAATTTGGGTTTCAGTTTATCGAGTTCACAAAATATATTATTCATTTTATAATTCCGTTTGAATAGCTTTGCGCAATTTCAAAATAAAATTAACGCCATTATCTTCATTTTCTACATCAACAAAGCCATCATAATTTTCGATGGTCTGTTTTACAATATGTAATCCTATACCAGTATTTCCAGTTTCACCAAAGTGAAAACCTTCTTCAAAAATGCGTTCAATTATATCTTCTGCAATCCTGTCTCCATCATTAAAAAAGTTGACTTTGATGAATCTATCCTCTTCACAGATTTTTACTATAATATTTTTTGCTTTTCCATGCTTTAATGAGTTTGCAGTCAGATTTTCAAATACTGAATACAATCCTTCATCGGCAAACACAAAGCCATCACCTTCGATTTCGAAATTTACTTCAGGATGGTCCTTGCGAGTTTTTTGCAATACTTTCTTTAAATTCATTTCAATAAGATCACTGTGAGAATTCATAAATGATTCCTGATCTCGCAGTCTTTTTATGGTACCAAGGCATTTCAGAACACGGCTATTGATTTCTTCAAGAAATGCATCATCGGGATTTCTGCGATAGATCCTGATAGCGCTCCTTACTACCACAAGATCGTTTGCCAGATCATGACGCAGAGTCTTATTTAGTAGTTGAAGTCGTTCTCTTCCAATTTTAATTTCGTCCATTTTCCTCTGTAGATCGGAATGCAATATCTGCAGCTCTTTCAAAGCTTCATCAAGTTGAATTTTCTGTTTTGTTATCATTTCATTCTTTTCCAGAATTATCTTGTTTTCTCTTTTTTTGAGAGCATAACGATTGTATAAAACAACCAGAAACAAGACTACCAGAATGATGAGACTAATAAGAAAATATTTCAGGTTTCTCTGCCTTTCCAGCAACAAATCTTTTATCTGGTTATTCTTTCTTAAAATTTCAGTTTGTCGTTCCTGTTCTTGTGCTTCATTTGTTTTCTGAATATCGGCAATTTTTCGGATACTTGTTGTGAATAAAGCTTGTTCCAATTTTGAATGCTCTATGTAAAATTCCAGAGACTTTTTGTAATTTCCTGTTGCTCTATACAATTTGGAATAAATATCCAATGCTTCCAATTCCAGGTCTTTTGCAGAAATAGTTTTTGCTATTTCATAACCTTTATCTACGTAAGAAAATGCAAGCGGATAGTTCTTTAATTCCAGATATACCGCAGCCAAATTATTGTTAGTATTTGCTATTGCCCAGGTATCATTAATCTGGTTGGATATTTTTAGTGATCTATTTAAGAACTGAAGTGCTAAATCAAATTTTTCCAATTCTAAATAAGCCAGTCCAATATTATTTGAAACTGTGGAAATACCTTCCTCATCACCTCTCTCTTCATCCATTTTCAAAGCTTTCAGATAATATTCCAGTGCTTTTTCATATTTTTTTGTGTCATCATAAATGATGCCAATATTATTGTAGGAAATCGCTAAACCTTCTTTATTATTGAGGGCTTGTTGCAAATGCAGATGTTTCTCGTAATAATCCAGAGCACTATCAAAATCATTTATGGCATGAAAAATGTTTCCAATGGTATTATAAGAATCTGCAATACCGCTGGAATCTTCAAGAGCCTGATAATAATTTAAGGCTTTAAAATACGATTTCAATGCTTTTACATATTCGGCCAGGAATTCATAATTATTCCCAATAATATAAGATAGAACTGCCATATCTTGTAAATTATTCAGTTCAGTATCTATCGAAAGAGATTTTTGATAATATGCCAATGCTTCTGCGTTTTTTTGCTGCAATTCATAAACTTTTCCCAGAGACGAATATATAGTAGATATTTGCCAGGGCATGTTCAAATTTTGATAAATTTTCAGCGATTTTTTATAATAATCAATTGCTTTCTGATATTTTTTTTGTTCAGTATAAATAAATCCTGAATATTTATAGAGTTCCGCTAAAGTTTCATCAGCTTCGTTTTGCTCCAATTTTTTTTCATTTTCCAAAAGAATTTTCAGAGCTTTTTTATACTCCGACCGAATATAATGAATGTAAGCCAGATTATTCCTGGCTTTGCTAGCATCAAGGTTGTTTCTGATGCTTTCTTCCAGAATCTGTTTTCCAAGCTGCAAGGCTTTGGCAGTATCGGTTTCGGTATATTCTATTGAGAGCTTCATTTGTAATTCGATTCTTTCGTGTATATTAGCTGTTTCGTTAATTTTTTGAACCAGGCTGTCTATTTTCGATGCTGTACCCAATAGATGAAATGTAATAGTTAAAAATAGGAAAATAATCCCATATGATTTTGATAATTTCACTGCACATGTCCTTTTAAATTTATAAATTTTATATCGTTTGAGGACTGAAGTCCTGATAGGTTTTGGATTTCTTTTCCCACGGGTTGAAACCCGTGGCAATTCAGAAACCCGTGGCAACTCAGTGAATTGCCCCGTGCTTTAGCGCGGGGATAGAAATTTTTGCTACAAAACTCGGGCTTTAGCCCTTCACTTTTATTTTTTTCCATTTTTTATCTATTCAGTTTTTTTTTAAAATTCGCATTTGCTTCTCTATTTCAGTTATCAGATCTTTTTTATCGACCGGTTTGGAAATGAATCCATCACATCCTGAAGCCAGGATATATTCTTTATCTTCCGGCATCACTCTAGCTGTAACTGCAATAATTTTGATATGTTTTGTATCAGCAGAGTTTTTTAATATTCCGGCAATCTCTGTTCCATCCATTTTGGGAAGATTAATATCCAGCAAGATCACATCGGGTAATTTGAATACAGCTTTCCTCAGACCTGCTTCTCCATCATTGGCTTCCAGAATATCATAATTGTCCTTTAAAATTGCTTTTAATGTAATAACACTGTCGGGATCATCCTCGATAATTAGAATTTTAGGTTTTCCATTTTTAACAGAAGCTTTGGTCTTACCTACCTCAAATTTGCTTTCCTCTTCGCTCATCATTTCAGAGATCTTATTCAAAAATCCCGTTCGATTGATATCGCCTTTTTGAACAAGCTGTTGAATATTGTTGGAAGTGAGTTTTTTCAAATCCTTGTTAGTCAGGTTTTTGGCAGTTAATATAAGCACAGGAATGTTTTCAGTTTCCGGTTTGGAACGAATAGTTTCCAAAACTTCAAAACCATCGACATCGGGCATCATCAGGTCCAGGATTATTCCATCCGGAATTCGCTCTTCCACATAATCCAAAGCTTGCCTTCCACCTTCTGCAATTTCTATCGAAAAACCTTCCTGCTGCAGAATTTCCTTAATCTGAATAATCGTAGTCGGGTTGTCTTCCACAATAAGCAGGTGATTTTTTTTTCTTATATGATCAGAATTCTTTTTCTTAGTTTTTCTATTTTCTATCTTAATTCCATTCTCAATACTATCAATTTTTAGTGGAATGATAACAGTGAAAGTAGAACCTTCTCCTATCTTACTTTTCACCTCAATATCACCACCCAGAATTGACATTAACTTATAAGAAATTGCCAATCCTAAACCGGTACCTTCAAATTTGCGGGAAGCTGTTCCATCGGCTTGTCTGAATTCATCGAAAATGTATGGAAGTGCCTCTTTTGAAATTCCAATTCCTGTATCACTAATTTCTATGTAAAATTTGTCGTTCTGTTTTTCAACATCGATCTTTACCTTTCCTTTTTCCGTAAATTTGATAGCATTATTGATGATGTTCATAAGAACTTGATATAATTTTTGCTCATCAGATTCTATAGGCGGGAGATTCGTTTTCGGTTTGTATTTCAGTTTAATCTTCTTCTCATCGGCCAAAGGTCGCAATCCATCTAAGATGTCCTGCAGTAAATTCGATAATGAAAATTTACTTACTGCAATATTCATTTTACCAGCTTCTATTTTGGAAAGATCGAGTATCTCATTTATCATTTTCAAAAGATTTTTGCCATTTCGTTCTACTATTTCCAGATAATTGAGCTGTTCATGGTTCAAAACACTTTTTCCTTGATCTATCAAAACTCTGGAAAGAGCTAAAATCGAATTTAATGGTGTTCGTAATTCGTGGCTCATATTAGAAAGAAATTCACTTTTCAGTTGATTTGCTTCCGCTACCTGGCGACGCTGCATTTCCAGCTCGGTGTTCTGCTGTTGCAGCTCTTCGGAATTCAGCTGTAATTCTTCTGCCTGAGATTGCAGCTCCTCGGTTTGTTCTTGCAATTCTTCTGCCTGAGACTGCAATTCCTCATTTTTATTCTGCAATTCTGCAACCAGTTTTTCTACCTTTTCAGAGGCAAGCAATCTGGAATAGACAGCATTGATATTGAGCCAGATTCTGCTGATCATTTCCATTTGATCTTCTCGGAGTTTCTGCACGCAACCAAGTGTGATAACAGCCTTGACTTCTTCATTTACCAGAATGGGAATGCAGATTATTTCATTTAGAACGATCTCTGCGAGTGTGGAATTAAATTTGAATATTGTGTCTTGCGGAATGTTTTGAATGCGATAAATTCGTTTGCTTTGAATTGCCATCCCAAGTTCGCCTTCCAGCTTATCTGCATTAAAACTCTGCCAGAGTTCTCGATTCGCTCCTATCGAATAAAAATGTACAAAATATTCCGACTCATCTTTCTGCACATAATAAACCGCCATTTGTGCAGATGTCTGAGCCATTAGTTCGGTTAGAGTTACGGAAGCAAAATCCTGTCTCGATTGCGTTCTGATGATTTTGCCGGAAAACGAATTCACACTTTTTTGAATCTGAATTGCCGCTCCTGTTACTTCTGCCAATTTATTGAATGTATCAGCTAAAAGCTTATATTCATCGTTATAATTATTGTGTAAGCGGGCAGAAAAATCTTCATTGCGAACTCTTTGAGCAAATTCTATCAATCTGTTGATCGGAACTACGATCGAGTTAGTGAGAAATCGCAGAATAATACTAATGACAATAACCAGAATTAAGAAGAGAAAAAAGTAATTCAAAACCATTTTATAAAGTGGAGCATACAATTCTTTTGCATCCTGTTTGCTTACTATTCCCCAGTTGAATTCTGGAATATGAGAATATGCGGCAATCACTTCGCTGCCTCGATAATCCTTTGTTTTTACAGTTCCACTGATTCCAGCAGCTCCCATTTGAGCAGGGAAGGCTTCGATCTGGAATGTAAGTGGATCTGCCTTTTTCCAGCGCAGATTACTGAGTGCAATCGAATTTTCATCGACAATAAGATTTTCACCTGTTTCGCCAAGACCAGCATGAACATTCAGAATTTTATAAATAGAATTTTCCAAATCGATTCGAGCAACTAAAATAGAATTTATTTCACTGGAATCTTCCGGATTAATGGGAATCGAAAAAGCCATGGCCGTCTTTTTTAAAGATTTGGAATAATAGATATCTGTAATACAAAAATCACCCGAATTGAGGGGATTTTTGAAATAGGGCTCGGAAATCTTGGAAATCCCTTCATTTTCGGAATTCGTAGAAATCTGGATAACTCCTTTTTCGGCATCGATAATAAATATTTCGGAATATGCTCTGAAATTTAACATAAGCCTTTTGATCAAATTGCGGGCAACTTTGATCCGATATAGATCTGTTGCCGTTTTTTGTTCTTTGTTCATGATGTCTGAAATCTCACGAATTTCCAGGTCGCTGGCAATTGTATTAAGATCTCCCCGACGTTCAAGAAACCATTCTCGAATCTGTTCGATTTTCATGTCTCGAACTGCAACAAGTTTGTTTTCAGCCCGCATTTTTATGGCTTCTGATCTTTGCAGATAAGTTATCGTTAATGCTATCAATAAAGGAATGATAGACATAAAATAAAACCAGAATCTGATTCTGGATTTAATGTTTTTGAAACTATAAATTTTCATAATTAGAATTTTCCTTTCAAAATATTTTTTTAAAAATCTTACAATTTGCATTTATTTGAACAAAATATTTGAGTTCACCCGTCGTAGGAATTTCAGATTCTCCCAACATTAAATATCCACCTAATTTTAAGGACTTTAATAATTTATCCAAAATAATCTTTTGAAAATCAGATTCAAAATAAATAAGCACATTTCGGCATAAAACAAGGTCAAAATCGCCAAAGACACTTTCCGGCGGTACGGAATACTTTGAAGAAAGAAGATCATAAACAGAAAAATTCACCATCTCTTTTATCTGTTCTTTCAGGTGGAATTCACCATTATTCTGTTCAAAATATTTGTTGAGATATTTTAAGGGAACATCTTTCATTGCATCTTCGTTGTAGATAGCTAGCTTAGCTTTTTCGATAACATTTCTATCTATATCCGTGGCAAATATCGAAGCTGAAATGCCAGTTTTTTCTTTATCAAATAATTCTTTCAATAAAATAGCTACTGAATAAGCCTCTTCTCCCGAAGCACATCCAGCCGACCAAACTCTGAGTGTGGATTTGTTTTCAATACAACTTGCCAGAATATTGCTAAGGACGTGTTTTTCAAGATAGGCAAAAGAAAGTGTATCGCGAAAGAAACTGGTTACATTTATTGTAAATGCATCCAATAAATTATCTATTTCATCATGATTTTGAGTTAGATATTCGTAATATTCATCAAAATCTGATGTTTTTGTAGCATATTGTCTGGTCGAAATTCGTCGCTGCAGCATATTAATTCTGTTTCCCGAAAAATCGTAACCTCTGGATTCCCGTAAATAATGCAATATTTGCCCAATTTTCTGCTTCATTTTTTATCATCCCCATTCAAATAAAAAATAAATCCACACGTTCAATCTCTCTTCATTCGGAAATTAATTCAAATGAAGTTGTTGTAAAGATAAATATTTAATTTTACTAAGTTATATTATACAAGTAGAAAGTTATGGTTTCTGAACGTATAAAGATTTACTAAATTCTAAAAACCCTACCATCTTCATTTCTTTTTGCTTTTCAAAAAAAAAATACAAAAATTTTTAGAATGTTAATTATGAGAGATAAAAAAAAAGCCGTCGGAAAAAATCCAACGGCTCGATTTTTTATCTAATTATTTTATTAAGATTAACGTTTTTTACGTCCTCGTTTTGCCATGCGTTTCTGACGATTGGTAAAATGAGCAACCATGAGTGGGCTTGCTACAAATATAGAAGAATATGTACCTACGATAACACCAACCAGAAGTGCAAAGGCAAAATCATGAATAACTGTGCCGCCAAACAAATACAAGGCAAGAACCACAACAAAAGTAGTTAATGAAGTGATGATCGTTCGACTGAGTGTTTCATTGATACTGTGATTGAAAACGCTATGGAACGATTCTTTACGGAACACTCTCATGTCTTCACGAATTCGGTCGAACACAACGATCGTATCGTTAAGAGAATATCCAACAATAGTAAGAAGTGCTGCTACTATCGATAAACTGATCTCTTTTCCAAACAGAGAAAAGATACCGACAGTGATAAGAACGTCGTGTAACAAAGCAGCAACTGCAGCCAAACCGAATGTAAATTCAAAACGCCACCAGATGTAAAGAATGATACCCAGAAGTGCCCAGAAAATAGCTAAAATAGCTTTCTCTTTTAGTTCACCACCAATTTTGGGTCCAACTTCTTCCTGTAAACGAATCAGAGTAGTTGGATCTACATTATTGGGATATTCTTTTTTGATAAGGTTAACGATTTGTGTACTTACTTTTTCTTCACCTTCTTCTGCAGTTTTGGTTTTAATCAGGAAAAGGTCTCTGGTTTTATCCGAACTGCTTATTGCCTGAATCTCTGCACTTTCGATACCAGCAGTTGTCAGTAAATCTCGCAGCATTTGGACATCGATCTTCTGTGCTTGATTATTAATTGGAGTAAGTTCCAATTCTAAAGATAATCCACCGGTAAAATCAATACCATATTTTGGTCCGCCATTAATGATAAGCGAAACCAGACCAGCCAGGATAACAATGATAGAAATTGTGAAAGCTATCTTTCTTTTCCCTATGAAATCTATTTTAGTTTCTCCAAAGAATCTCATTGTTTCCCCCTAAATACTAAGTTTATCTCTTGCCACATTGGTAACGAATCCGTCGAATATGGCTTTTGCTAAAACGATTGAAGCGAACATCGAACCAACGATACCGATGGAAAGCGTAACTGCAAATCCACGAATTGGTCCAGTTCCAAATTGATAAAGTACTAAAGCAGTAATAAGAGTGGTTATATTGGCATCCAGAATTGTGACCAGAGCTCTACTGAAGCCACCATCCACTGCAGTACGTACTGTTTTTCCCATATGTAAATTTTCTCTAATTCTTTCGAAGATGATCACGTTTGCATCCACAGCCATACCAATCGTAAGAATTACACCGGCAATACCTGGCATCGTAAGTGTAGCTTCAAACATGGTTAGAACAGCCAGAATAAAGATTACGTTCACAGCAACTGCAATATCTGCGATCAAACCGGAAAGTCCATAATAAAATATCATAAATATGAAGACAATTGCCAAACCGATAATGGCTGCCATCATACCGGCTCTGATACTGTCGGATCCAAGAGTTGGCCCTACAGTTCTTTCTTCGATGATCTTGACAGGTGCAGGAAGTGAACCGGCATTCAACACAATCACAAGGTCTTGCACTTCTTCGATCGTAAATTGTCCTGTAATTCTTGCTTCTCCACTTGGAATGCGAGATTGAATCGTAGGTGCAATATAAACAATATCATCCAACAAAATTGCCAGTCTTTCATTTATATGCTGTCCTGTTACATTTTTAAAGATTCTGGCACCGGCTTTGTTGAAAGTAAGTAGAATGTACGGTCCCTGATCTTTTGGTGCATATCCCTGACCGATCTTGGTCTGAGCTTTTTCCAGGTATTTTCCTGTAATTTCTGATTTTTCTTTCAGCACATAGATCTGTCTTGCTTTGTAGGGATCGTTTGCATCTTCTCTTCCTACTGCAAGCTGCAGTCCGGCAGGAAGTGCATTTTTGAAGTCTTCATTTTTCAATAATTTTTTCAGAAGTGCCAGATTTTCATAATCTACCGTGTATGGCTCATCATTACTGGAAGTAGTAAGATTTGTGAAGATATACAGGTTATCTTCTTCAGCTTCTTCGCCTTCTACTTCTTCCTCTTCTTCCGATTCCAATACATCTGTAACTTCTTCAGTAGTAATATCGGCAAATGGTTTTAATTCTTCAAACTGATCTAAATTATCCTGCAGAAATCTATCCAAAGCTTTTGTAGCTTCTTCATATTGCTCTCCGTCTGCCAGCAGTTTGAATTCCAAAAGTGCAGTTTTACCGATCAGGTTTTTTGCACGGCTGGGATCATCCAAGCCAGGAAGCTGGAGAATAATTCTGTTTGTGGTTCCTACACGTTGAATAATTGGTTCGGCCACTCCAAACTGGTCGATCCTGTTGCGAATGATTTGATAGGCAGTTTTTACAGCATCCTCTTTATCGTCTTGCGAAAGTGTTAATTCCGAAAAATCAACTTCCAGTTGAATTTGAGATCCACCTTGTAAATCCAGACCAAGTCTTAATTCTTTCTCGGTCCAGAACGAAGGAAGGTTCGGAACAACCAACGGAGCAAAGAAATATGCCGTAACAAGTAGAACTGCAACGATGATTAATCCTCTAATTTTACTGTTCTTCATTACTTAGAACTCCTTATTATTTCTTCATTACATCTTTTTTACACAGAAAAATCAAAAAGTATTTAAGCTTTACAGCAGTCAAGTACTTTGTAATTAAGAATATTTATTAAATATTATTTCTTTAATCTTTATTTGGAATTTCAGCTTTAAATCCGATATCTTTTGCATCCGGCATTCCCGGCATATTGATCTCACCATGCTTGTTTTCAAAGTTTTCAATATTCTGCTGCAATATCTTGAGGAATTGCTTGGCATGCTGTGGTGTAGATAAAATCCTGCTATAAATTTTTGCATTGGGAAGTCCTGGAACAATTCTTCCGAAATCAATAATAAATTCCGAAGGTGAATGTGTTATCATGCAAAAATTGGAATAAACTCCTTCGCCTACTTTCTCATCAATCTTTAAATTCAGTTTTTTCTTGTTAGCCATTATTTTTCTCCTTGTTTTTTCTTAATTCTTTTAGTTCTTCATCCACACAATTTGGGATAAGATCCGTCACATCTCCACCCAGTGAATGTACTTCTCGAATAATCGTGGAACTTAGATACAGATAGCGATAGCTCGGCACGAAAAACACTGTGTCGATATCTTGATACATCTTTTTGTTCATGAGCGCCTGAGACAGTTCGTACTCGAAATCGGAAACAGCTCTCAAACCTCTTATCATGGCATCGGCTTTTACTCGTTTGGCAAAATTAACCACCAAACCATGGAATTTCATTACTTTTATCTTCGGCATATCCAGAACAGATTTTTTGCAAAGTTCGACGCGTTTATCCAGATCGAAAATTGTATCCTTTCCAGTATGATCTGCAACAGCCAAAATCACTTCATCAAACAGTTCTGCAGCTTTTTTCAGAACATCTACATGACCATTTGTAATGGGATCGAACGTTCCTGCATAAATTGCTCGTTTCATCGTTTTATCCTCTACCCTCAATTCCTTGCTCTTCCCCTATTAAGGGGAAATGTACAGCTTGTCTGGACAAAGGGGTTATATTATTCATTTTCTATCATTTTTCCAATTCATCCACTTCTTTGGGAATGTTTTGTGAAAGATTTTTATGACCTGTTTTTGTAACTAAAATATCATCTTCAATTCGCACTCCGATCTTTTCTTTTGGAATGTAAATACCTGGTTCAACTGTAATTACATTTCCTGCTTCCAGAGCTGTATCACGCGGTCCCACATCATGAGCTGCCATTCCCAGATGATGACCGACGCTGTGCATGTAATATTTGAAGTATTCACTTTTCTCTTTGATCAACTTCAGTCTGAACAGAGCTTCGGTGATCAATTCAACTGTTTTTTTATTCAATTCCTGAAGAGATACACCTGGTTTTATCATTGAAATTATTTCTTTATTCACATTCAAGACTTCCTGGTAAACATCCTTTTGACGCTTGGTAAATTTACCAGAAACTGGAAAAGTTCTGGTTATGTCGGAACTATAACCATTGCAGGCCAAACCAAGATCCATCAGGATCAGATCGTTTTTGCCGATTTTAGAATTATTCTGGCTATAATGCAAAGTGGCAGCATTTACACCGCTGGCAATGATCGGATGGAATCCCAGATGACGAAAACCAGCTTTCTTAGAAGCAAAAAGTAATTCTGCTTCCAATTCATATTCCATCATTCCTGCTTTGGCATTTTTCATTATAGAAGCAATTCCAGCACCCGTTACATCGATAGCTTTCTGCATTTGCTTAATTTCCCATTTATCCTTGATTGCCCGAAGTGGAGAGATCCTCTTCATTGCTTCATCTATCGTTATATTTGGAAAATGTTCTTTTATCTTATTGGCAAAGATCTGCTGTTTGTTGAGCGGTTTGGAAAGATTGGTATTATTTAGATTGATGTAGCATTTTTCCATTCCATTCAAATAGAACTGCATCTTTCTTTCCAGTTCGTCCAGAAAAGAAACAGTTTTAATCCCAGATAATTTTGTTGTTTCTTGTTTAGTTAATTTTTTGCCTTCCCACACTTCCATTTCGGGAATGCCACGCTCGATAAAAAGAGTAGTTTGCAATTTATCTTTTACTTTTCTTTGAACAAATACAGCATCAGGAATTTGCAATCCTGTGCAATAGAGAAAATTGCTGTCCTGCCAAAAATAACTGGGATAGCTGGATTCTGATGCTGCGAAAACAATCAATATCTCATTATTTTCCAGTTGTTTATTCAGTTTATCTCTTCTTTCGCTATACATTTTCAAAATTTATCTCCTTTATCATATAAAATCACCAATTTTCAGATTACCATAAAGCCCGTCGTAACCTGCAGGATCGAACCTGAAATCACCTTTCTGCACTGCCAGAATTCGGTTGATAGTTTTTTGCTCAACTCTTTTGTCAAGCATAACCTGCACGTTTTCAGATTGCCAGAGTGCTATCTCGGAAGGAAATACTTTCATAACCTTATCGAAAACCTTTAAAACTTTTTTGGAACTTACGCTTTTCAGGTTCAACGATTCGGCAATTACTTCGACCAAAGGAATAAGGTGTTTGAAATTACGTCTCAGAGGTACGATCTTCTCTTCCATCAGTTGCCTGCAGCGCTGCTGCACTCCAAGATTCATCTTTTTCCCACAGATCGGACATTGCAGATTTTCAGGAGGATTTTTAATAATTATTTCATGATCGTGTCCTGCTCTATTTGCCCGATGACCTGTTAGAAAATAGCGTCCTTCAGCAGGATTGAATTCGGCAGTGAAATCAACTTTATTCGTTCGTAAAGAATCGATGATGGAAGAGTATTTCTTTTCTTCTACATCAAGAACTGTAAACTCTCTTCCAATTCGATTGAGAGCAGCACTGTGACAATCGCTATTGGAAATGAATGTAAGGTTAGCTAAATCTGGAATATGCTGCAGCATAACAGGATCGGCACTCAAGCCTGTTTCAATGCAATTGATTTTTGGCAGAAAATTCCCATAAAATTCTATCATTTCGGAAAGATTATTCTTACTTCCCAGAATACCGTCCGGCGTCATTACATGGGCAGGAATGATCTCGATGAGTGGATGAACATTCGCAATCTGAAAAAGCTGATCTTCCAATTCAGATTGGAAATTTGAAACAATAAACGGACGACCAATAGTGTTTTTCATTTTCCAATTTTTCATCAAGATCTGCATTTTTTCTATCGATTTGAAATTCGGGAAAAGAATGATGTGATGAGCGATAGTTTTGT
It includes:
- a CDS encoding tetratricopeptide repeat protein, giving the protein MKLSIEYTETDTAKALQLGKQILEESIRNNLDASKARNNLAYIHYIRSEYKKALKILLENEKKLEQNEADETLAELYKYSGFIYTEQKKYQKAIDYYKKSLKIYQNLNMPWQISTIYSSLGKVYELQQKNAEALAYYQKSLSIDTELNNLQDMAVLSYIIGNNYEFLAEYVKALKSYFKALNYYQALEDSSGIADSYNTIGNIFHAINDFDSALDYYEKHLHLQQALNNKEGLAISYNNIGIIYDDTKKYEKALEYYLKALKMDEERGDEEGISTVSNNIGLAYLELEKFDLALQFLNRSLKISNQINDTWAIANTNNNLAAVYLELKNYPLAFSYVDKGYEIAKTISAKDLELEALDIYSKLYRATGNYKKSLEFYIEHSKLEQALFTTSIRKIADIQKTNEAQEQERQTEILRKNNQIKDLLLERQRNLKYFLISLIILVVLFLVVLYNRYALKKRENKIILEKNEMITKQKIQLDEALKELQILHSDLQRKMDEIKIGRERLQLLNKTLRHDLANDLVVVRSAIRIYRRNPDDAFLEEINSRVLKCLGTIKRLRDQESFMNSHSDLIEMNLKKVLQKTRKDHPEVNFEIEGDGFVFADEGLYSVFENLTANSLKHGKAKNIIVKICEEDRFIKVNFFNDGDRIAEDIIERIFEEGFHFGETGNTGIGLHIVKQTIENYDGFVDVENEDNGVNFILKLRKAIQTEL
- a CDS encoding response regulator yields the protein MKIYSFKNIKSRIRFWFYFMSIIPLLIALTITYLQRSEAIKMRAENKLVAVRDMKIEQIREWFLERRGDLNTIASDLEIREISDIMNKEQKTATDLYRIKVARNLIKRLMLNFRAYSEIFIIDAEKGVIQISTNSENEGISKISEPYFKNPLNSGDFCITDIYYSKSLKKTAMAFSIPINPEDSSEINSILVARIDLENSIYKILNVHAGLGETGENLIVDENSIALSNLRWKKADPLTFQIEAFPAQMGAAGISGTVKTKDYRGSEVIAAYSHIPEFNWGIVSKQDAKELYAPLYKMVLNYFFLFLILVIVISIILRFLTNSIVVPINRLIEFAQRVRNEDFSARLHNNYNDEYKLLADTFNKLAEVTGAAIQIQKSVNSFSGKIIRTQSRQDFASVTLTELMAQTSAQMAVYYVQKDESEYFVHFYSIGANRELWQSFNADKLEGELGMAIQSKRIYRIQNIPQDTIFKFNSTLAEIVLNEIICIPILVNEEVKAVITLGCVQKLREDQMEMISRIWLNINAVYSRLLASEKVEKLVAELQNKNEELQSQAEELQEQTEELQSQAEELQLNSEELQQQNTELEMQRRQVAEANQLKSEFLSNMSHELRTPLNSILALSRVLIDQGKSVLNHEQLNYLEIVERNGKNLLKMINEILDLSKIEAGKMNIAVSKFSLSNLLQDILDGLRPLADEKKIKLKYKPKTNLPPIESDEQKLYQVLMNIINNAIKFTEKGKVKIDVEKQNDKFYIEISDTGIGISKEALPYIFDEFRQADGTASRKFEGTGLGLAISYKLMSILGGDIEVKSKIGEGSTFTVIIPLKIDSIENGIKIENRKTKKKNSDHIRKKNHLLIVEDNPTTIIQIKEILQQEGFSIEIAEGGRQALDYVEERIPDGIILDLMMPDVDGFEVLETIRSKPETENIPVLILTAKNLTNKDLKKLTSNNIQQLVQKGDINRTGFLNKISEMMSEEESKFEVGKTKASVKNGKPKILIIEDDPDSVITLKAILKDNYDILEANDGEAGLRKAVFKLPDVILLDINLPKMDGTEIAGILKNSADTKHIKIIAVTARVMPEDKEYILASGCDGFISKPVDKKDLITEIEKQMRILKKN
- a CDS encoding protein-glutamate O-methyltransferase CheR, with translation MKQKIGQILHYLRESRGYDFSGNRINMLQRRISTRQYATKTSDFDEYYEYLTQNHDEIDNLLDAFTINVTSFFRDTLSFAYLEKHVLSNILASCIENKSTLRVWSAGCASGEEAYSVAILLKELFDKEKTGISASIFATDIDRNVIEKAKLAIYNEDAMKDVPLKYLNKYFEQNNGEFHLKEQIKEMVNFSVYDLLSSKYSVPPESVFGDFDLVLCRNVLIYFESDFQKIILDKLLKSLKLGGYLMLGESEIPTTGELKYFVQINANCKIFKKIF
- the secF gene encoding protein translocase subunit SecF; translation: MRFFGETKIDFIGKRKIAFTISIIVILAGLVSLIINGGPKYGIDFTGGLSLELELTPINNQAQKIDVQMLRDLLTTAGIESAEIQAISSSDKTRDLFLIKTKTAEEGEEKVSTQIVNLIKKEYPNNVDPTTLIRLQEEVGPKIGGELKEKAILAIFWALLGIILYIWWRFEFTFGLAAVAALLHDVLITVGIFSLFGKEISLSIVAALLTIVGYSLNDTIVVFDRIREDMRVFRKESFHSVFNHSINETLSRTIITSLTTFVVVLALYLFGGTVIHDFAFALLVGVIVGTYSSIFVASPLMVAHFTNRQKRMAKRGRKKR